Genomic segment of Xanthobacter dioxanivorans:
GGCATAGACCGGCTTCAGCCAGTGCAGGTTGGAGAAGCCGGGGGAGGGGCCCACGACCGGCACCCGCTCGCCGCGTGCGCGCTGGGCCTCGGCTGTCCGCACGTTGAAGCCGACGAAATATCGCATCCAGAGCGATGCGGTGTACCAGCCGGAGGCCACCAGGGCGCCGAAATGGCTGCGCTTCGCCGCCTCCGGATCCACGTGGAAGGGCTGGGGATCATAGGCGCGGGCGAACGCGATCATTTCCGCTTCGCCGAAGGTGTGGTGGCCCAGAACCTCGCGGGCGCCGACCTCGATGTCGTCGAAGAATTTCATGCGAGGCGGGCTCCGGGGTTGCGGCGGCCGACCATCAGCACGCAGACCTGTTCCATCGCGGGGCTCTTGTTCGCCTTCAGCAGCTCGAACCGGAACGTCACGAGGCCCATGTCGGGCTTGCTCCGCGAGGTGCGGCTCTCCAGCACCGTGCGGCGCAGGGTGAGCACGTCGCCGGGGAAGACGGGCGCCAGCCACTTGTTCTCGGTGACGCCGGGCGAGCCCATGCCGGCGGTGCGCACCAGGAAGCCGTCGCA
This window contains:
- a CDS encoding MaoC family dehydratase, with amino-acid sequence MKFFDDIEVGAREVLGHHTFGEAEMIAFARAYDPQPFHVDPEAAKRSHFGALVASGWYTASLWMRYFVGFNVRTAEAQRARGERVPVVGPSPGFSNLHWLKPVYAGDTITYATEAREKTVSRSKSHWGILKAYNSGTNQYGDLVIDFESVVLLERRGS
- a CDS encoding MaoC family dehydratase encodes the protein MPDIFFEDFIIGEVKTFGSHEVTRDEIVTFAREFDPQPMHLDEAAGKASLLGALAASGWQTCAIMMRLICDGFLVRTAGMGSPGVTENKWLAPVFPGDVLTLRRTVLESRTSRSKPDMGLVTFRFELLKANKSPAMEQVCVLMVGRRNPGARLA